The proteins below are encoded in one region of Podarcis raffonei isolate rPodRaf1 chromosome 6, rPodRaf1.pri, whole genome shotgun sequence:
- the CDK5RAP1 gene encoding mitochondrial tRNA methylthiotransferase CDK5RAP1 — MHSIRSCIVGGLRVCRRRPPCWTLQLAGPCSWASTRGLDPEVPSGEAKCKGGLEDFHAKLAAGPSLQHFLQDAGAVQETHRLPAEAAEDSAPYLGSRTLADAPRKVYLETYGCQMNVNDTEIAWSILQKNGYLRTSSLQEADVVLLVTCSIREKAEQTIWNRLRYLTALKSKRPRLQAPLRIGILGCMAERLKEKILEREKLVDIVAGPDAYRDLPRLLAVAETGQQAANVLLSLDETYADILPVHTSTSPTSAFVSIMRGCDNMCTYCIVPFTRGRERSRPVASILQEVQALSDQGVKEVTLLGQNVNSYRDTSEAQFLSATPTQLSRGFSSVYKPKQGGLRFADLLDRVSAINPEMRIRFTSPHPKDFPDEVFQLMKERHNICKHLHLPVQSGSTRILEAMRRGYTREAYLALVHLIRDSLPDVTLSSDFIAGFCGETEDDHRQTLSLLREVGYNTAFIFAYSMREKTRAFHRLQDDVPPEVKQRRLKELMTVFREEASWANAAAVGRVQVVLVESTSKRSALDLCGRNDGNIKVIFPDVEVDDGTGLGSQVRVQPGDYVLVKISSSSSQTLRGIPLRRTTLKGSTAFGGAD, encoded by the exons ATGCACTCCATACGCAGCTGCATCGTGGGAGGTCTGAGGGTGTGCCGTCGGAGGCCTCCATGCTGGACCCTGCAACTGGCTGGACCCTGTTCTTGGGCTTCCACCAGGGGCTTGGATCCTGAGGTGCCCAGCGGAGAAGCAAAGTGCAAGGGAGGCCTGGAAGATTTTCATGCTAAGTTGGCGGCAGGGCCATCATTGCAGCATTTCCTACAAGACGCTGGAGCTGTGCAGGAAACTCACCGTTTGCCAGCTGAAGCAGCGGAGGACTCAGCACCCTATCTTGGCTCCAGAACCCTGGCAGATGCCCCAAGAAAAG TGTACCTGGAGACTTATGGCTGTCAGATGAATGTCAACGATACAGAGATTGCCTGGTCCATCCTCCAGAAAAATGGCTACCTCAGGACCAGCAGTTTGCAGGAG GCAGATGTGGTTCTCCTTGTCACGTGTTCAATCAG GGAGAAGGCTGAGCAGACAATCTGGAACCGCTTACGATACCTCACGGCTCTGAAGTCCAAGCGGCCCCGATTGCAAGCGCCCTTACGGATCGGGATATTAG GTTGCATGGCTGAGAGGCTGAAGGAGAAGATCCTGGAGCGGGAGAAGTTAGTCGACATTGTGGCAGGCCCTGATGCTTACCGCGACCTTCCCAGGCTCCTGGCAGTGGCCGAAACAGGCCAGCAAGCCGCCAACGTCCTGCTCTCCCTGGATGAAACTTACGCAGACATCCTTCCTGTCCACACCAGCACCAGCCCCACGTCGGCCTTCGT gtcCATCATGCGCGGCTGCGACAACATGTGCACCTACTGCATCGTCCCCTTCACCCGCGGGCGCGAGAGGAGCCGGCCAGTGGCCTCCATCCTGCAGGAGGTGCAAGCACTCTCAGACCAG GGGGTGAAGGAGGTCACCCTGTTGGGCCAGAACGTCAACAGCTACCGGGACACCTCCGAGGCCCAGTTCCTCTCGGCGACCCCAACTCAGCTGAGTCGCGGCTTCAGCTCCGTCTACAAGCCCAAGCAGGGTGGGTTGCGCTTTGCAGACCTCCTGGACCGGGTGTCCGCCATCAATCCGGAAATGAGGATCCGTTTCACTTCCCCGCACCCCAAGGACTTCCCGGATGAG GTCTTCCAGCTTATGAAGGAGAGGCACAACATATGCAAACATCTGCACCTCCCGGTCCAGAGCGGAAGCACCCGTATCCTGGAGGCGATGAGGAGAGG ATATACCCGGGAAGCTTACCTGGCGCTCGTACACCTCATCCGAGACTCTTTGCCAG ATGTGACTCTCAGCAGCGATTTCATTGCTGGCTTCTGCGGGGAGACGGAAGACGACCACCGGCAGACGCTGTCCCTCCTTCGTGAGGTCGGCTACAACACGGCCTTCATCTTTGCTTACAGCATGAGGGAG AAAACCCGGGCGTTTCACCGCCTGCAGGACGACGTGCCCCCTGAAGTGAAGCAGAGGCGGCTGAAGGAGCTCATGACTGTCTTTCGTGAGGAGGCGTCCTGGGCAAATGCAGCCGCCGTGGGACGAGTGCAAGTGGTCTTGGTAGAGAGT ACGAGCAAACGCTCAGCCTTGGACCTGTGTGGCCGGAACGATGGCAACATCAAAGTGATCTTCCCAGACGTGGAGGTGGATGATGGCACCGGCTTGGGATCCCAAGTCCGAGTCCAGCCGGGCGATTATGTCCTGGTGAAG ATCTCCTCTTCCAGCTCCCAGACGCTGAGGGGCATCCCTCTCCGCCGAACCACCCTGAAAGGATCCACAGCGTTTGGAGGAGCAGACTGA